A region of the Pelecanus crispus isolate bPelCri1 chromosome 1, bPelCri1.pri, whole genome shotgun sequence genome:
AACTCCTGCCCAAGTTCGGGCATTGGTGTTTTAGATAGGAAAAGCCTTCATAGAGAAAAAACTTTCCCTATTGCCTAATCGAGTACGGGCAGGCAGCTACTTCACCAAGAAAAGCGGGGGGGGAGGAGCGGCGCACTAGGACGTatacaggaaacaaaaaccaaacccaagctACAGCCATGCCTGGAAGACTTGCTTCAGaagctgctttcaaaatatttattagttaccgagagagacagaaataatattatttttttgttttacatgtATGGTGCACAGCTAGGATTTTCTACCGGACCTATCAAAGTTAAGAGGAGTTAAAACCCTTAGAAAGTAAAAGGCTGCCTACCTACCCCTGCGGGACTTGAGTTCTGAAAACAGCTGGCAAAACACCAGGACAAAGTTGCTGGTGCTTTTTAACGACGTTCGAGACAAGAGctaattttttaagttttaaacaACCAAGTATAACTCTATATACCGAGCACAGGCTGTTAACCGAGAGCCCCTCCGCACTCCAAGAATTAAGCAGCTACACTTCAGCTACCTGAAAAAACAAGTACTTAACTTCCCAGTGCTGTGCAAATGAACCGGCTATTTACACacctccaaagaaaaaaaaaaaaaaaaaaagcaattcagcCCTTCTACTTGAAAATATTGGTGGCTCTTAAAAGAGCCTTTGGGTTAAAACTGACGATCCGAGACGCTCTACTTGGAGCTGGTGTACTTGGTGACAGCCTTGGTGCCCTCGGAGACGGCGTGCTTGGCCAGCTCGCCGGGCAGCAGGAGCCGCACGGCCGTCTGGATCTCCCGCGAGGTGATGGTGGAGCGCTTGTTGTAGTGCGCCAGGCGCGAGGCCTCGCCGGCGATGCGCTCGAAGATGTCGTTGACGAAGGAGTTCATGATGCCCATGGCCTTGGACGAGATGCCCGTGTCAGGGTGCACCTGCTTCAGCACCTTGTACACGTAGATCGAGTAGCTCTCCTTGCGGCTCTTCTTGCGCTTCTTGTCGCCCTTCTTCTGCGTCTTCGTCACCGCCTTCTTGGAGCCCTTCTTGGGCGCGGGGGCGGACTTGGCCGGCTCAGGCATGGCGAGAGATCCCGGGTTCCTCTAGAGCACCGGAATACCCGATAATGCGGTTACTCCGGTATTTATAGGGGCCTTATGCAAATCTCCTGCCTCGGCCATCAGCTCTTCTATTGGATACCGGACCCAGTGACGTCACCTCTCGTACGAACGGCCTTGTAATTGGTCCTTCTTAAATCCCACGCTAGTATTGGTTAATAATTCGACCCCCATCAGCCAATCACAATAATCTCTTTCAATCTCAGAACTCTGTAGCGAAGCTCGTCCTCTGCTGCCTGgcctcgccccgcccccggAGTATCCGGGCTCGTTtgtctcctgcagctgcctgctcgGGCGGATTGGCACGTACAAACTGTAGTTATCGGGAatttctccaggaaaacaaaatagagaCAACTGCAAGGGCTTGTGCtactccttttttcccttcagaaaggTATACCTGCACACTTCATGTAATAGCCTGCATTGGTAACAGCCACAAGTTAcatgtaaaagggaaaaaatacaaccAGAAAAGACATAGGGGCTCTGGAATACTAAGCTTTGTTAATTGTGTTTGAAACTAATTCTTCTGGCCCACAGAACATGGCTTGTTTATCAGGACTTTAAATGAGATGGGAGTTCTGACTTCATATGGAAGCTGAAAGAAAGTGGGCTTCTTTGGGAATGTAATAAATGTTGGATGAGTTTGTTTAAGTCAAAGCAAGATATTCctggtaataaaaataaatcatggatttaaaattgaattttgaATTTATTGTGAATCAGAAATTCTGGCTGTTTTCTTGTTGATTTGattgttccagaaaaaaaatacaattgtttAAACAGTCTAACATGATCTAATGGTATTAAGAATTCTGATGTAGTTTTatcagggttttttaaatatatgataGAGGAAGTGTTCTTTAATATAGTGCTAACGTGTACGTTTAGAAAAGGCgtaatcatttttttttaattacaattctCTGCGGTCACATTATAAATTACAATTATAAATTCATTCATTGGTAAATGAGAGTGCTATCATCCACTTTTAAAAGGATCCAGTTAATTTTTGGTTGAATGACATTAGGACTGGATAACTTAGTATCATATAGCCAGTGCTATAATGATGCTATTTCCTTTTGGAACCCTTAAGGGCCATTCAAAGATGACTTCATTGGTATCAGAGGAGATGGGTGGCATGGGCCTATACAAGAAACCTATCTGGCACAGGTAAGTGTCGCTTAAGGTGGGTGAGACTTAAAATCACAACAAAACTAATTGTTCAAGGAGATGTGTAAAGATAGTGGGCGAGATTCTGGATACTGGTGCAAGCAATAAAAAGATTAACCACCTTACCCGgctggttttgcttctgctttttttttccttttaccccGCTGGGCAGAATTCTGGATGCACAAAGATTTCCAGCCTACGTTCAAAATAGTGCTGTCTGAAGAAAGGGAGCTGGATGAGGAAAGAGTGGGACTTTCTCCCTCCCAGTGAGTAAGGCTTGCTTGCAAGCACTTCTGCTGTGCTTGACACCTAAACTGGGGGGACAAAAGCAGCCACCCATGTTGAGGAGAGCAGCTTCATGCTATCTCTGTGATGCTGCAACTTTCTGGTTAAATGTCcactcccccagccctgctccctctcaCCAGGAACAAGTATGGGATAGGTGCTCATCCATCTCCATTTGCTCTGTTTCTCCCACAGCTGCCTTTAGCAGCTCAATCAGCTTGGAGAAAACCTGGtaaggcaggagggagctgtaTCTgccttttcaagaaaagaaaagtagttcactctttttcagcaaagcaaagagaGAAGCCAGAGTGGCCGATTCCTGAACATTTAACTCCTCACATATGCTGTGAACCTGATTACTTTCTTTTGGTATAAACATTACCTAGAAAAGCAGTTCATTGAGAACACCTCTGCCTTGGTAACAGTTGTTCTCCTCAACATCTGCAAAAGTCCATGACTTGACATGCCAGTCTGGGACAAGGTAGTGTAGGATCTCCAGTTTTGTCTCCACAATAGCAGACGAAGGCTGTTGCTCTTGTTACACTGCTCTGAAAAACATAATGTAGAATAACACAGGGCAATCTCAGCAATGTAAAGTGCATAGGTGCAGAAAACAGAGGCATCAAAACCAGGagacaccacccccccccccccaaagaccCCCAGCTTTTGCAAACATTCCCCTCCCCATGTTAATCCTTTTATGTCTGTTGAACACTTCCAACAAAAATGACAGTTGATCCAGGTCTCAGACATTCTTGGTTCTAACAAGTTTTGTAAACATCAGCTACGGAGTAGAAAGAAATCCAGGTTAGAGCCTCCATTGAGGAAAGTTGGCTACTGTGAACTGAACAACTACTGCTTGGTTTTATCCttccagctaaaaaaaaatctgttaaacaaacaacaaaacccaaacccccaaaaccaacagcTGAATAATAACTGAAGGCCAGTCATTCCTGGTGTAGTGTGGTTGTGCATGCTGCCCCTTCACAAGAAGGTACAACTGGAGAGTGCTGAAGGCAAGATAATTGGGGAAGGGAGTAGGGAGAGGGTTAGAAGATACTTATAAAGGGAACTCAAGTTCTTGGAAAGAACTGATTGTGGAAACTTTAACAATGATGGCAGAAGAGCTGAGTTTATTGCACTGTTTAGACAGGATATATAGAAAAGGAATCTAGACATTCATATTTCTCTCAGCAGTCTGAAAAAACATGTTCACTAAAGGAAATGGATAGGAGGAACTTGTTAACAACCACTCACTCATCCATCCCACTTCAGTTACAATGGTgtttccagtgactgaccaaGGTTTTGGAGCATCCAAAACAAATAATCCTTCAGAGTCAGGAAACCTAAGTCTGATGGGAGGGAACAGAGGCTTCAAGAACAGCTCCAGAACAACTCAAGGATGTCAGAGTTTGAAGGAGTCACCAGCCTATGGCATGTTACCAACCAGTATGAACTGTGGGACTCTGTCTTTTTGCCCTGGTTGGTGTATTTCCTCCAGGTGAACATGATGTGCTACAGGCTGTCAGCTTTCTCCTGTTCAGGTAACTGCTCCAGCTGGAAGTTTCTGGGAGGCAATGGGAAGACATAAAGGCAAGAATCTGCTGTTAGTGTTTTGCCACCACAGCTCCTGGGTGAGCTCTGCATAGATTTTTCTGGGTAGTCCCTCTTTCTTATTCTGAAATCTCAAGTCAGGAAGATAATCCTTTTCTGTCTGTGCTTACTGCCTAAATGaacttcaagggaaaaaaaaaaaaaaagaatttttgagTAGTATCTTGGCTCTATCCCACCTTCTGCAGCCTCTTCAACCAGAAATGCCAGAGGACCACTTACCTGGTGAGGGAAGGTCAGACACCGGTGTATTCTCTTGGGCTAAGAGAGTACACCTTGGCAATGCCAAAAGCTcctgaaaagcaagcaaacaaaaaatattaaccAAAGCAAAGAAGCAGAGACAAAAAGATAGACTCCTAAAAGTAGTAGGATAAGTGTTGGAGATTTAGATTGTTTTctgaacatattttaattttagtctGGTGTATTCCACTGTGGtaatacagagaaaagaagcaagGAGAAGTCCTGTGAAAAGTTACAAAACAACTAGATCATCAATAGAAGGCACTTAGCACATAGCATTAGGGCTTATTACAAATATGTTGATGATGAGGCCCAGCTGCCTAGCAGTTGtgaattattttggaaaatttttGAATTGCATGATGCAGCTTTGAATCACATTTGAGAAGTCTGGTTTTAAGGTTATGGGTAGCTACTGCAGATCTTTCACACGTCCAGACTGAAATATTAAACATAACTGTACTATATGCTGCATAGCTTGCCACCTATAGCTGCAAGTTTTCTAGCTTTGTAAATTGCTGTCAGCTATCATCTGAACACCTTACAACTACTTAGAGAAACAGTAAATACATGGGTCATATTTCTACAGTGTAAAATAAGTGTACTGAAAAAGACGCAAGATAAAAGTAAAGgataaagtgtgtgtgtggggaagttgccaagcattttctgaaataaaagacatttgGAAACTTGCAATTTCTAAAGATTATTAAAATGAGTAAACTCGTTAAAAtcgtatttttttccctctgagtGTAGATGCAGAACTGcagtttataaaaatacattttgtgtcCAAAAATTAATActatgtgaagaaaaaaaacagtaaaatgaatACTTGTGAAGTATTATGTATCAGTAAACCCATGAAAATAAGAAACGCAtgccaattttttaaaagcacctgAAGcaacacagattttattttcatgggtACATTAACAAGATAAACAAATCAGTTCCTTCATCAGCATCTCAGTCCCATAAACACAAAAAAGCCGTGTGACCGTGCAGATAAGAGACCTCGGACATACAATTCACTTAAAGCCCTACAATAAAAAGGAACATCTCGTCctcaggagagagagaaaaaaaattaatatcgTAACTCAGCATTCGTTATAAAACGGTGGACTGAATCAAACACAGAGGCTGCCACGCCCGCCCGTgtcgcccccggcccggcccggcccggcccggccctttGTTGGAGCGCCGCGAAatggcggcggcggagcgcgggcggggcggggcggggcggcggagcgcggGCGGGAAGcggcgctcccggccccgccgcccccattGGCTGGATTTTGCTGCAGacccgcggccggcggggcccggctcCCCCGCTGGCACCGAGCGCCGCGACAACGGGGCCGGCAagccgggccgggcgcggcggcaAGGAGGGGGTGTGTGCGTCCCCGGGGGGTTGCTCCCGCGGCGCCCAGGCcgagccggcggcggggccggctgcctcccgggaccgggaccggcggcggggccgggaccgGGGCCGGCGCCgtgccgcccgccccggccgcctcTCGGAGGCGACAGCGCGAACGTCCCTGCCCGCAGGGGGAAGGGCACAGAGAAGAGCCCGCCCTCGCCCTGCCGCGTCGCAGTCCTCAACCAGGTCGGACCGCTGGCAATATAGGGAGGCGCTGGCGGCCGTTCCCGCCACACGCTGCTTAGGGCGAGTAAGGTGAGGTCATGTCTGGCAGAGGCAAGGGCGGGAAGGGGCTCGGCAAGGGCGGCGCCAAGCGGCACCGCAAGGTGCTGCGCGACAACATCCAGGGCATCACCAAGCCGGCCATCCGGCGCCTGGCTCGGCGCGGCGGCGTGAAGCGCATCTCGGGGCTGATCTACGAGGAGACGCGCGGCGTGCTGAAGGTCTTCCTGGAGAACGTGATCCGCGACGCCGTCACCTACACGGAGCACGCCAAGAGGAAGACGGTGACGGCCATGGACGTGGTGTACGCCCTCAAGCGCCAGGGACGCACCCTCTACGGCTTCGGCGGCTAAACTCGATTCCTGGGATAGGTTACGCATTTAGAACACAAAGGCTCTTTTCAGAGCCACCCATGCTTTCAAGAGAAGAGCTTTAATCACCGTTTATGCTTATGTCGTTAACTTTAGAGAGTGGTAACGTggttggggggagggggggggtgtgggcGTGGGGCGTTCGCTGTCGCTGCCCGTAGCTCCCGCTGTCTGCGGTCCTTCTCCCATCCCTCGCTGCCTGAAGCAACAGGCGAGCCCGAGCCCGACATGGGGGACGGAGAAGAATGTGTCTCTGCGGCACTCTAGGAAGAACACCAGGGGAACGGGCGTAGTGCTTGATTCGTGGAGCTCCGCGAGGTCGAGAGACAAACTCGTGAAAGATCCGTAAGTCCTcctcccatcctcctcctccattcCCCCCCGGTCCTCCTTCGAAACGGGAAACGGAAGGGACAGGCGGGCGGGCGCTGTTGCGACAGCCGCTTCCGAGCAGCGGCCTCACTCGAACGGGAAGCTCACGAAATGGCGGCTGCTCCTCTGTGCCCTTCGGGGGGCGGGACAAAGCGGGAAGGCGTGGGGAGAAGAAACGGCTGAGGGCACCCTCAGCGCCCCAGGGACTGCGGAGGAAAGAGGCCGCGACACCGACCCGCTGCGCGAAAACGCTTTCTCTCGCTCCCCTCCAAGTGCTCAAAGGCTGCCCGGCCTCAGGCACCGCTCTCgacccccttcctcccaccctgcGCCGGCAGCGGCAGACGGGGAACCTTGGAACGGTCAACAcacaggggctgggggcggggggggcaaaG
Encoded here:
- the LOC104026863 gene encoding histone H2B 1/2/3/4/6, giving the protein MPEPAKSAPAPKKGSKKAVTKTQKKGDKKRKKSRKESYSIYVYKVLKQVHPDTGISSKAMGIMNSFVNDIFERIAGEASRLAHYNKRSTITSREIQTAVRLLLPGELAKHAVSEGTKAVTKYTSSK
- the LOC142596945 gene encoding histone H4, translated to MSGRGKGGKGLGKGGAKRHRKVLRDNIQGITKPAIRRLARRGGVKRISGLIYEETRGVLKVFLENVIRDAVTYTEHAKRKTVTAMDVVYALKRQGRTLYGFGG